A genome region from Acinetobacter lwoffii includes the following:
- a CDS encoding SurA N-terminal domain-containing protein produces the protein MEAFRKVIKGWLGKVLLVLFLTPLALVGIEGYFSSGNSDAAKSVNGTEISQKELESLTKSFKEQYLSYANGDETLLNQSFIDQKAMDTLVARTLLLQQAEELGISLSDQQIEQMIAQQPTFQQDGKFSNALYENYLKSIGMTNRALIESLRKDHALKMLSSTFLDYPLVSPVEMQQIADLQTEQRHIHISSINLDSYKKDVKVTDADIAAYYEKHKTLFKQPTSVDVDYVVLKPSDIQVQSLAVTDAELQEAYTAFVATQKQAVKPDVKHILITADSRSDAEAKKLATEIAAKIKAGTTFAQAAAQYSEDPESKSKGGALAVYEEGVFGTAFDQTVNSLKSGQVSAPVKTDYGYHIISVQTPDVAVPSFESQKARLSEEALAAKKSNAFSDTVNTLNDMVVGSDSLDVVTQEVKGVQVQKAQGITLSTRDPVLSDANLKVKLFNDDVKNGDRNASSSIQLANGDVAWIKVRNYHAAGEQTLAEAKPRVKAQLIEDKAAALAKAKIQKALDEFKTKPAAAVAKGDLIFEDAGVYTRAEGLLKRDVQRAAFSLPTPKAGHWSVTTAKMPNELVVVAVSEVKKNPVDVLSAEQRSELVKLYQQLRGQQEFDDYTRYLKSQAKIK, from the coding sequence ATGGAAGCTTTTCGTAAAGTTATTAAGGGTTGGTTGGGCAAAGTCTTGCTCGTTCTGTTTTTGACCCCGTTAGCACTTGTAGGTATTGAAGGATATTTTAGCAGCGGAAACTCTGATGCGGCAAAATCAGTGAACGGGACTGAAATATCTCAAAAAGAATTAGAGTCACTGACCAAATCATTTAAAGAACAATATCTCAGTTATGCCAATGGGGATGAAACTTTACTGAATCAAAGCTTCATTGACCAGAAAGCCATGGATACTCTGGTTGCACGTACTTTATTGCTGCAACAGGCTGAAGAATTAGGGATCAGTCTGAGTGACCAGCAAATTGAACAGATGATTGCTCAGCAGCCTACTTTCCAGCAAGATGGCAAGTTCTCGAATGCTTTATATGAAAATTATCTAAAATCAATTGGCATGACCAATCGCGCTTTGATTGAAAGTTTACGTAAAGATCATGCGCTGAAGATGCTGTCATCGACTTTCCTGGATTATCCACTGGTGAGCCCAGTCGAAATGCAGCAGATTGCCGATTTACAAACTGAACAACGTCATATTCATATTTCCAGCATTAATCTGGACAGCTATAAAAAAGATGTCAAAGTGACGGATGCAGATATTGCTGCTTATTATGAAAAACACAAAACGCTATTTAAACAGCCGACCAGTGTAGATGTCGACTATGTGGTGTTAAAGCCAAGCGATATTCAGGTGCAGAGCTTAGCGGTTACAGATGCTGAGCTTCAGGAAGCGTACACGGCTTTTGTCGCGACACAAAAACAGGCAGTTAAACCAGATGTGAAGCATATTTTAATTACGGCGGACAGTCGTAGTGATGCTGAAGCGAAAAAACTGGCGACCGAGATTGCAGCCAAAATTAAAGCCGGTACCACTTTTGCTCAAGCTGCAGCACAATATTCTGAAGATCCTGAATCTAAGTCTAAAGGTGGTGCGCTTGCTGTCTATGAAGAAGGTGTATTTGGCACTGCATTTGACCAGACGGTTAATTCTTTAAAATCAGGTCAGGTTTCTGCACCGGTGAAAACAGATTATGGATACCACATTATTTCTGTGCAAACGCCAGATGTTGCGGTTCCTTCTTTTGAGTCACAAAAAGCACGTTTGTCTGAAGAAGCCTTGGCTGCTAAAAAATCCAATGCATTCTCTGATACGGTCAATACGCTAAATGATATGGTAGTAGGAAGTGATTCTCTGGATGTCGTTACTCAAGAAGTGAAAGGTGTGCAAGTCCAGAAAGCCCAAGGGATAACACTTTCGACCCGTGATCCTGTGCTGAGCGATGCTAACCTCAAGGTTAAACTGTTTAATGACGATGTTAAAAATGGTGATCGTAATGCTTCATCAAGCATTCAGTTGGCCAATGGTGATGTAGCTTGGATCAAGGTGCGTAATTATCATGCAGCTGGTGAACAAACATTGGCAGAAGCAAAACCCCGTGTTAAGGCTCAGTTGATTGAAGACAAGGCAGCTGCTTTGGCAAAAGCAAAAATTCAGAAAGCTTTGGATGAGTTCAAAACCAAACCGGCTGCAGCAGTGGCGAAAGGTGATTTGATCTTTGAAGATGCTGGCGTTTACACACGTGCTGAAGGTTTACTAAAACGTGATGTACAGCGTGCGGCCTTTAGTCTGCCGACACCAAAAGCAGGCCATTGGTCAGTGACCACAGCGAAAATGCCGAATGAACTGGTTGTGGTTGCGGTATCAGAAGTGAAGAAAAATCCGGTGGATGTATTAAGTGCAGAACAGCGTAGTGAGTTGGTGAAGTTATATCAGCAACTTCGTGGTCAGCAGGAATTTGATGACTATACGCGTTACCTGAAATCTCAGGCAAAAATCAAATAA
- a CDS encoding HU family DNA-binding protein has product MNKSELIDAIAEKGGLSKADAGKALDATIASVTEALKSGDTVTLVGFGTFGVKERAARTGRNPQTGATLEIKASKVPSFKAGKGLKDAVA; this is encoded by the coding sequence ATGAATAAATCAGAATTAATTGATGCAATTGCAGAAAAAGGGGGATTATCTAAGGCTGACGCAGGTAAAGCTTTAGATGCTACAATTGCTTCTGTTACTGAAGCTTTAAAATCGGGTGATACAGTAACTTTAGTGGGTTTTGGTACTTTCGGTGTGAAAGAACGCGCTGCACGTACTGGCCGTAACCCACAAACTGGTGCTACTCTTGAGATCAAAGCAAGCAAAGTACCTAGCTTCAAAGCAGGTAAAGGCTTAAAAGACGCTGTAGCTTAA
- a CDS encoding phasin family protein, protein MDKSKTAQDSAEASNEKTLTTKSKSASERKSVLDFRKYTKQIWLAGLGAFSRAEEEGNKLFDSLVKVGEELESKTADIADQTVEKVSEKAKESVTDTKDKVEKLIDNSVHHSLNRIGLVTLKDVQYLERLILQLHAKVDQLTAEQEKMKEELSKKLK, encoded by the coding sequence ATGGACAAGTCAAAAACAGCACAAGACTCAGCTGAAGCTTCGAATGAGAAAACGCTGACAACCAAGTCTAAATCTGCCTCAGAGCGCAAATCGGTTCTTGATTTTCGTAAATACACCAAACAGATCTGGTTGGCTGGACTAGGAGCTTTTTCACGTGCAGAAGAAGAAGGCAATAAACTGTTTGACTCGCTGGTCAAGGTCGGGGAAGAGCTTGAATCTAAAACTGCAGATATTGCCGATCAAACTGTAGAGAAGGTTTCGGAAAAGGCCAAAGAGTCGGTCACAGACACCAAAGACAAAGTGGAAAAATTAATCGACAACTCTGTTCATCACTCATTGAATCGTATAGGATTAGTCACACTGAAGGATGTACAGTATTTGGAACGTTTAATTCTTCAGTTGCATGCCAAGGTTGATCAGTTGACTGCGGAACAAGAAAAAATGAAAGAAGAATTGTCGAAAAAACTTAAATAA
- a CDS encoding Rrf2 family transcriptional regulator: MRLTTRGRYAVTALLDLALQPSEKTITLAEIAARQTISVAYLEQLFAKLKRHGLVSSVRGANGGYHLARNADEITVLAIIEAVNETVDATRCDHKGNCQNGAMCLTHDLWQELSHHIADYLEKISLADLVARDNVQTVSLRQKSAPLDSALLSVTGI, translated from the coding sequence ATGCGCCTAACCACTCGCGGTCGCTACGCTGTGACTGCTCTACTTGATCTAGCTTTGCAGCCTTCTGAAAAAACGATAACGCTCGCTGAAATTGCAGCACGTCAAACTATTTCTGTTGCTTATCTTGAGCAGTTATTTGCGAAGCTCAAGCGTCATGGTTTAGTTTCTAGTGTTCGTGGCGCAAATGGTGGTTACCATTTAGCACGTAATGCAGATGAAATTACTGTGTTAGCAATTATTGAAGCTGTAAACGAAACAGTTGATGCGACTCGCTGTGACCATAAAGGCAACTGCCAGAATGGTGCGATGTGCTTGACTCATGATTTATGGCAGGAACTCTCCCATCACATCGCCGATTATTTAGAAAAAATCTCGCTTGCTGATCTGGTTGCACGTGACAACGTCCAGACTGTGTCATTACGCCAAAAATCAGCACCTTTAGATTCAGCCCTTTTATCGGTTACAGGTATTTGA
- a CDS encoding IscS subfamily cysteine desulfurase, whose amino-acid sequence MKRPIYLDYAATTPVDPQVAERMMECLTFDGTFGNAASRSHAYGWQAEEKVEYAREQVANLIKADPREIVWTSGATESDNLALKGVAHFYASKGKHIVTSKIEHKAVLDTCRELESEGFEITYIEPQPQTGLITPEMVQAAIRPDTILVSLMMVNNEIGTVTDVAAIGEITRANKIFFHVDAAQAAGKVEIDLSTLKVDLMSFSAHKIYGPKGIGALFVRRSPRVRLKAEMHGGGHERGMRSGTLATHQIVGMGEAFELAGKNLEAEQTRLRVLRDKLWNGLQGLEQVFLNGHPTQNVANYLNISFNFVEGESLMMALKDAAVSSGSACTSATLEPSYVLRALGLSDELAHSSIRFSFGKYTTEEDIDHVLTITKAAVEKLRELSPLWDMYKEGIDLSKVEWAEH is encoded by the coding sequence ATGAAACGTCCGATTTATCTTGATTATGCAGCTACAACTCCTGTAGATCCTCAGGTTGCTGAACGTATGATGGAATGCTTAACATTCGATGGTACCTTTGGTAATGCGGCATCTCGTTCACACGCGTATGGTTGGCAAGCAGAAGAAAAAGTTGAATATGCACGTGAACAAGTTGCGAATTTAATTAAAGCTGATCCACGTGAAATCGTATGGACTTCGGGTGCGACCGAGTCAGACAACCTTGCGCTTAAAGGTGTAGCTCATTTCTATGCATCTAAAGGTAAACATATCGTTACCTCTAAAATCGAACATAAGGCAGTTTTAGATACCTGTCGTGAGCTTGAGTCTGAAGGTTTTGAAATTACCTATATTGAGCCTCAACCTCAAACCGGTTTAATTACTCCAGAAATGGTACAGGCAGCGATCCGTCCAGATACGATTCTTGTTTCCCTGATGATGGTGAACAATGAAATCGGTACTGTGACTGATGTTGCAGCGATTGGTGAAATCACTCGCGCCAACAAGATTTTCTTCCATGTAGATGCAGCTCAGGCGGCAGGTAAAGTTGAAATTGATCTTTCAACTTTAAAAGTAGACTTGATGAGTTTCTCTGCGCACAAGATCTATGGCCCTAAAGGTATTGGCGCACTGTTTGTACGTCGTAGCCCACGTGTACGCCTTAAAGCTGAAATGCATGGTGGCGGCCACGAACGTGGTATGCGTTCAGGTACCCTTGCGACTCACCAGATTGTAGGTATGGGTGAAGCCTTTGAACTTGCAGGCAAAAACCTGGAAGCTGAACAGACTCGTTTACGTGTACTTCGCGACAAGCTGTGGAATGGTTTACAAGGTCTTGAACAAGTGTTCCTGAACGGCCATCCAACACAAAACGTAGCGAACTACCTGAATATTAGCTTCAACTTCGTTGAAGGCGAATCATTGATGATGGCATTGAAAGATGCTGCGGTATCTTCAGGTTCGGCATGTACATCTGCAACACTTGAACCATCTTATGTACTTCGTGCATTGGGTCTTTCAGACGAACTTGCACACAGTTCGATCCGCTTCAGCTTCGGTAAATACACCACTGAAGAAGATATCGATCACGTATTGACTATCACTAAAGCTGCTGTTGAGAAGTTACGTGAACTTTCTCCGCTTTGGGATATGTATAAGGAAGGTATTGACCTTTCTAAAGTTGAGTGGGCTGAGCACTAA